A genomic stretch from Petrimonas mucosa includes:
- a CDS encoding M48 family metallopeptidase, translating into MTAAIQYGSRTIDFRLEYSDRKSLGITVTPEMEVLVKAPADTSLEKVKEKIRKKAPWIIKQQSFFLSFQPKTPSRKYISGETHLYLGRQYRLQIQIGKEESVKLKGKFILVTASEKSRAKDLLHDWYLQHARAKFHAIATPLIEKFKKHKVEPSSIVLRDMPTRWGSCTPKGKIILNPELIKAPKGCIEYVIIHELCHLIHHGHTQKFIDLQTKEMKDWEKWKMKLEKLLA; encoded by the coding sequence ATGACAGCAGCTATACAATATGGAAGTAGAACAATAGATTTTCGTTTGGAGTATTCAGACAGAAAATCACTTGGCATTACTGTAACGCCCGAAATGGAAGTGTTAGTAAAAGCTCCAGCTGATACAAGCTTAGAAAAAGTGAAAGAGAAAATTAGAAAAAAAGCACCTTGGATAATTAAGCAGCAAAGCTTCTTTCTTTCCTTTCAGCCAAAGACACCAAGCCGAAAATACATTAGCGGAGAAACCCATCTATATTTAGGCAGACAGTACCGTTTACAAATTCAAATTGGTAAAGAAGAATCAGTAAAACTAAAAGGGAAATTCATTTTAGTTACAGCAAGCGAAAAATCAAGAGCTAAAGATTTATTGCATGACTGGTACTTGCAACATGCAAGGGCAAAGTTTCATGCCATCGCAACACCACTTATTGAAAAATTCAAGAAGCATAAAGTAGAACCAAGTTCAATTGTGTTGCGTGACATGCCTACACGTTGGGGAAGCTGCACTCCGAAAGGAAAAATCATCTTAAATCCTGAATTGATTAAAGCACCAAAAGGCTGCATCGAATATGTAATCATACACGAACTTTGTCATTTAATTCATCATGGCCATACACAGAAATTTATAGATTTACAGACAAAGGAAATGAAAGACTGGGAAAAGTGGAAAATGAAATTAGAAAAACTATTAGCATGA
- a CDS encoding AIPR family protein, with protein MFEQINEEIKTPYYQDNFPNNGQRFIAWYLRNVHLRDMVETRDDITDGADDKQIDAIVIDDDKNTIFILQGKFIGGTVVDAEPLREVLSSWIQLRDLVRLQEVGNNKLKRKLSDVARALEDDYEIAFELITTGDLTAAAKNDLATFQQQLADLSEKDDLICSISVIDSDEIKRRYDLALEKENPSINHVIDLSAGHFMYETLANTKVAIGALPLKECIKIPGIKDGTLFQKNVRQSLGLSNTVNKGIRQTIYSDKHKDFFFFHNGITAICNRMEKKDNQLKLHGLSVVNGCQSLNTILSCSEKVKTLEDTYVLFRFYEIPQRDRADRISINTNSQSAVKPRDLRSNDKRVLNIKKQFEQKYPQGYFITKRGEVPPADKDKSYVLDFSDLGKFLIAWHSQRPNISYSETKIFDKYFEQLFKREYKPENAQALNFFYQEILKTWGKENPLGLNETLLAMKAYAPYHHLYAVSMCFSISNNQAERVPFPIKCYEKAKEAGMIGEIIKIAGVSLNMALEAAANEPQPQNRVFSPHNWIKAKSCLAGINGAIRNYFSMLPLMPGGQEIKNRLTTTLELNPEDFEYRWAAD; from the coding sequence ATGTTTGAACAGATTAACGAAGAAATAAAAACACCCTACTATCAGGACAATTTCCCCAACAACGGACAAAGATTTATTGCTTGGTATTTGCGTAATGTTCACCTGCGAGACATGGTAGAAACCAGAGACGACATTACAGATGGTGCAGACGACAAACAAATAGATGCGATAGTAATTGATGATGATAAAAACACAATTTTCATTCTTCAAGGAAAGTTCATTGGTGGGACAGTGGTTGACGCTGAACCTTTGAGAGAAGTATTATCCTCATGGATACAACTACGTGACCTTGTTAGACTTCAAGAAGTTGGTAACAACAAACTGAAAAGAAAATTATCAGACGTTGCAAGAGCATTAGAAGACGACTATGAAATTGCCTTTGAATTAATAACCACAGGGGATTTAACGGCAGCAGCTAAAAATGACCTAGCGACCTTTCAACAACAGCTTGCGGACTTATCTGAGAAAGACGATTTAATCTGTTCTATTTCCGTCATAGACAGTGACGAAATTAAAAGACGTTATGACCTTGCACTTGAAAAGGAAAATCCTTCTATAAACCATGTAATAGACCTTTCGGCAGGACACTTTATGTATGAAACATTAGCAAACACAAAAGTTGCTATTGGCGCACTACCGTTAAAAGAGTGCATAAAGATACCAGGTATAAAAGATGGAACTCTCTTTCAAAAAAACGTTAGGCAGAGTTTAGGACTAAGCAACACAGTAAATAAGGGTATTAGGCAAACCATTTATAGTGACAAACACAAAGACTTTTTCTTTTTCCATAATGGTATTACTGCCATATGTAACAGAATGGAAAAGAAAGATAATCAATTGAAACTACACGGACTTAGTGTTGTAAACGGTTGTCAATCTTTAAACACGATTTTGAGTTGCAGTGAAAAAGTCAAAACACTTGAAGACACTTACGTTCTTTTCCGTTTCTATGAAATTCCGCAGCGAGACAGAGCCGATAGAATAAGCATTAACACAAACTCTCAAAGCGCTGTAAAACCAAGAGATTTAAGAAGTAATGACAAGCGTGTTTTAAATATCAAAAAACAATTTGAGCAGAAATATCCACAAGGTTACTTTATTACTAAACGTGGTGAAGTTCCACCAGCCGACAAAGACAAATCTTATGTTCTTGACTTTTCAGACTTGGGTAAGTTCTTAATCGCTTGGCATTCACAAAGACCAAATATTTCATACAGTGAAACAAAAATATTTGACAAATACTTTGAGCAGCTTTTTAAAAGAGAATACAAACCTGAAAATGCTCAGGCGCTTAATTTCTTCTATCAAGAAATACTGAAAACATGGGGAAAAGAAAATCCACTTGGACTTAATGAAACTCTTTTAGCAATGAAAGCATATGCACCCTATCACCATTTATATGCGGTATCAATGTGCTTTTCAATATCAAATAACCAAGCTGAAAGAGTTCCATTTCCAATTAAGTGCTACGAAAAAGCAAAAGAAGCAGGCATGATTGGAGAAATAATTAAAATTGCTGGTGTGAGTCTAAATATGGCACTTGAAGCAGCAGCCAATGAACCGCAACCCCAAAACAGAGTTTTCAGCCCTCACAATTGGATTAAGGCAAAAAGTTGTTTAGCAGGTATAAATGGTGCGATAAGAAACTATTTCAGTATGCTTCCTCTTATGCCGGGTGGACAAGAAATAAAAAACCGACTGACAACAACTCTTGAATTAAATCCAGAAGATTTTGAATATAGATGGGCAGCAGACTAA
- a CDS encoding IS4 family transposase, with translation MNKSTYFFGQSVFGQLISMVDTRIIARNSKRYKADHYVKRFTAKDHLISMLYCVFAKCSSLREVAGAMLGLSGKTRHFQLGHIPYRSTLSDANKRRSVDFFSGVYHDLLREYQHVISDTRFKDVLNKQVEIFDSTVISLFQDILKCVGRTPSNGKRKGGIKVHTVINVDEPVPKMIWFSSAATNDHLLLRKLEPDDNTIYVFDKGYNDYKAFKLFCEKGAGFVTRIKENAVYKVEQELYIDECIHSGVLEDTIIEVTVKEDDGGSKLKLRKVVFYDRVLKRKFEFLTNLFEMRPDMIAALYKIRWQIELLFKQLKSNFPLKYFLGDNENAIKIQVYCALIVNLLLTVIQKRLKRPWAFSNLVSFCRIHLFNYLHLIKFLENPERDWQRDDQDLEMLTLFRGAYF, from the coding sequence ATGAACAAAAGTACTTATTTTTTTGGACAATCGGTATTCGGACAGCTCATATCTATGGTAGATACAAGGATTATCGCCCGAAACAGCAAACGGTACAAGGCCGATCATTACGTGAAACGTTTCACGGCTAAGGATCACCTTATAAGCATGTTGTATTGCGTCTTCGCCAAATGCTCCTCCCTGCGCGAGGTGGCGGGTGCAATGCTCGGTCTTTCAGGCAAGACCAGGCATTTCCAGCTCGGCCACATACCCTACCGGAGCACCTTGTCGGACGCCAACAAGCGCAGGAGCGTTGATTTCTTCTCGGGCGTGTACCACGACCTGCTTCGCGAGTACCAACACGTGATCTCGGACACCCGCTTTAAAGATGTGTTGAACAAGCAGGTCGAGATCTTCGACAGCACGGTTATCAGTTTGTTCCAGGACATCTTGAAGTGCGTCGGCAGAACACCCTCGAACGGTAAACGCAAAGGGGGGATCAAGGTGCACACCGTTATCAATGTCGACGAGCCCGTTCCCAAGATGATATGGTTCTCATCCGCTGCCACGAACGATCACCTGCTGTTGAGGAAACTGGAACCGGATGACAACACTATTTACGTCTTCGACAAGGGATACAACGATTATAAAGCCTTCAAGCTGTTTTGTGAAAAGGGAGCCGGATTCGTTACCCGCATCAAGGAGAACGCCGTTTACAAGGTGGAGCAAGAACTTTACATCGATGAATGCATCCACAGCGGCGTGCTGGAAGACACTATCATCGAGGTGACCGTGAAGGAAGATGATGGCGGGAGCAAGCTGAAGTTGCGCAAGGTGGTGTTCTACGACAGGGTGTTGAAAAGGAAGTTCGAGTTCCTCACCAACCTGTTCGAGATGCGGCCCGACATGATAGCGGCCTTGTATAAAATAAGATGGCAAATAGAGCTGTTATTCAAGCAGTTAAAATCAAACTTCCCCCTGAAGTACTTCCTCGGGGATAACGAGAACGCGATAAAAATACAGGTATATTGCGCTTTGATCGTGAACCTCTTGCTCACGGTTATACAGAAGCGGTTGAAACGGCCTTGGGCATTCTCCAACCTGGTGTCATTTTGCAGGATACACCTGTTTAATTACCTGCACTTGATAAAATTTTTAGAAAACCCGGAACGAGATTGGCAACGAGATGACCAGGATTTAGAGATGCTTACCCTTTTCAGGGGGGCTTACTTTTGA